The following proteins are encoded in a genomic region of Cryptomeria japonica chromosome 11, Sugi_1.0, whole genome shotgun sequence:
- the LOC131860174 gene encoding uncharacterized protein LOC131860174: MVAEVLSRNFSNLIRSNRISGVKATSTLPPMVMQQFVDDTFLFGLSSVIEAKEWKHLLEEYALASGQLINYCKKKVYLFYTDKILQGELIQFLGCSVVDLPDSYMGLSLTIKEVTSHFWESILERMQKKLIGWTGKTLSAGKLQLLAASLQGVPVYFLSLFKISNSMAKKLERIQRSFLWTGLEEKARIILVNWEKVCKPKVMGALGLEKSLI; encoded by the coding sequence ATGGTAGCTGAAGTGTTGAGTAGGAATTTCTCCAATTTGATTAGGAGCAATAGAATCTCGGGGGTAAAGGCTACTTCCACTCTCCCTCCTATGGTTATGCAGCAATTTGTGGACGACACCTTCCTTTTCGGCCTATCGTCTGTGATAGAGGCTAAAGAATGGAAACATCTACTAGAAGAGTACGCCCTTGCCTCTGGTCAACTAATCAACTATTGCAAGAAAAAGGTTTACTTATTTTACACAGACAAAATTCTCCAAGGTGAACTTATTCAATTCCTTGGATGTAGTGTTGTTGATCTCCCTGATTCCTACATGGGTCTCTCCCTCACTATCAAGGAGGTCACCTCCCACTTTTGGGAAtcaatcctagaaagaatgcaaaagaaacttATTGGCTGGACTGGAAAAACTCTTAGTGCGGGTAAACTCCAGCTCCTGGCGGCCTCCCTTCAAGGTGTTCCTGTctactttctttctcttttcaagATTTCCAATTCTATGGCTAAGAAACTTGAGAGAATCCAAAGAAGCTTTCTATGGACAGGATTGGAGGAGAAGGCCAGAATCATCTTAGTCAACTGGGAGAAGGTGTGCAAACCGAAGGTCATGGGTGCCTTGGGATTAGAAAAATCTCTGATCTGA